The sequence CATCCAGTGTGCCAGAAAATTGTTCTCCAAAACCACCAAAGAGCCCACAAATGTTGGCAATGGAACCAGCAACTGCAACCTATGGAGACATGAACTAGGAGAAGATCTACACACCTCTGAAACAAGCTACAGTATATAGTTTCACAGGCAATAGCACAGTACAGTTGTAATGACCAGTCAGGTATGAGaacagagacacagacaagtgagccctgaATTCACCCAATCcagtgtccctgcctacttaccacaatctgccctagatgacagtgggtaacttggagacgttccctatactgagtaggtgaaacacaagacaaacaaacacaaagaaaTGTCAGCAATCCAGGtcatacactgtcaggtagcagaggtactgaGTCACAAAGCCAAAGAAAGGTCAGAAGACAGGCAGGAGATCAGGGCAAGCAGCAAACGAGGAAGGACCAggaacaagccaaaaggtcagaaacagGAGATTATCAGaaaacagggagctgagccacTGTGGATACACACCAAAATACACAGCAACCCCTGCAGACACAAACTATGTTATATGAGGAACCAGGGAACTGGTTCAGGActggacacacacacaaacacacagacagacagacagacacatacctttcgcgggacagtcccgttttcggggtgctgtcccgcggtcccggaacggcacccagtgtcccgcattatacgtggccccagcgaaaaaaacaataaaccagtaactcacctgtcctccggtcccagcagctcctctcccggctatgtggggcactatatggtggcattagctactatgtggggcactatatggggattggctactatgtggggcactatatggggattggctactatgtggggcactatatggggattggctactatgtggggcactatatggggggattggctactatgtggggcactatatggagggattgtctactatgtggggcactatatgggggcattggctactatgtgaagcactatatgggggattggataatatgtggggcactatatgggggcattagctactatgtggggcactatatggggattggctactatgtggggcactatatgaggggattggctactatgtggggcactatatgggggggattggctactatgtggggcactatatggggattggctacaatgtggggcactatatgggggcattggatactatgtggggcactatgtgggggattggattctatgtggggcactatgtgggggattggattctatgtggggcactatgtgtgggattggattctatgtgggacactatgtgggggattggctactatgtggggcactatatgggggcattggatactatgtggggcactatatgggggcattggctactatgtggggctctatatgggggcattggctactatgtggggcactatatgggggtattggatactatgtggggcactatgtgggggattggattctatgtgggggatcggacaatatgtgggggattggattctatgtggggcactatgtgggggattggattctatgtgggggattggacactatgtggaggattggattctatgtggggcactatgtgggggattggacactatgtggggcactatgtgggggattggatactatgtggggcactatatgggggcattggatactatgtggggcactatatgggggcattggctactatgtggggctctatatgggggcattggctactatgtggggcactatatgggggtattggatactatgtggggcactatgtgggggattggattctatgtgggggatcggacactatgtgggggattggattctatgtggggcactatgtgggggattggattctatgtgggggattggacactatgtggaggattggattctatgtggggcactatgtgggggattggacactatgtggggcactatgtgggggattggatactatgtggggcactatatggggccattggatactatgtggggcactataatgggggattggatactatatagggcatttttggcgggattggatactgtatagggcactattcagtcagcagcatgtggtgactgtaggggcgtggctatagagggttgctatgggggcatggctatggagggttgctatggaggcgtggctatggagggtcgctatgggggcgtggctatggggactgcggcgcacatgtccctctttgctctttgcaaaagttgggaggtatgcagacagacacacacacacacacaccaagccaaaccaaggttaaccctgcaattgccagagaacaccatagaggcaacctgagcagagaaataggccagtgtacgGACTACCCAGTGCATAACCAAATTTTGCCATCAGCggtggaaaggtggaatctgattggttgctaggggcaactgagccagtttcactttacaccatgcttgataaatctccccctaggtccaGACACAGCCAGAGGAGGTTTCCAGAgcacagagtatccctttaagaggcTTTATTCCTGCCCATATACCTTTTTGCAGTGGTCCAAGAATAGCCTAGCCACCAGTCATATAGAAATAACTGTACTCTTGCCTCTTctcaatggacattttttttattaaaaccttTATTGTTTATGAAAATCATAAGCACAGCAAATCTCCCTAACTTCTGCTGTACTGTCCGAATGAAGCAAGTAAGGAATCCATTATTAGTATGGGCAAATAGCACGCTGCCCTTACTGGCGGAAGTATACGTTGCTTGCGTTACTCCTGATTGGCTGCAGACCTGCTTTACCCCGATTGGCTCTCGCGCCACATATCCCATAGTGCAACGGgacctttctttctctcttttcggCCATTTTCTCCCTACAGAGGTATGTCCCACAGATCTTGGGCCGCGGTATTTTAGTATCCGTCGTCATCCTTAGTCTCCAGGTCACGTTCGTTACCGTAGCCGGTCGGGATTTGATCCTCTGCCCCCGGTGGTTTGTTTTAGGGTCTTATTGGAGGAGGGGTCTCCGGTGTTTTTAAGTTTGAGCCCGTCGTGGCCTAATAGCCCTGGTGAAGGGTGTACCGGTAGGGTAGTGTGCGCCGGGCGGGGATGGGACGCCTGTCCTATGTGTCTGTTGTTGTGtccgcagcctctctcctccGGGTGCGTGTCCGCTGTGTGTGTGCAGCTGATACATGACGGAGGGAAGGACATTATGGTTGCGCTCAGAAACTCTTATTGATCACGTGCCCATGCCTGGCTGTAGccttccccatgctgtgcccgGCCCCTAGTATACCCAGGCGGCTGCTGCTAGTAGTAGTGTCTGCCCGGCACAGGCCCGGGGGGAGGTGGCACATATGGCACAGCCCAAGCCCGACCTTCTCACTACACTTGCTCCTTATAGTTTGAAGCCTTACTTGGTAGCACTCTTATGCTGGCCTCTGGGTGCCACATGCAGGGTAAGATAGCTGCTCCTCCTCATAGTCTTTGTAGTACAGGGACATGTCCTGCTTGTTGGGTAGATGTCAGACTTGCATTGCCTGGTGATGACTGGTGGGCTCTGAAGCATATGTAATGTGGGCCCACTGTGCCTGTACTCCTACAGATTGTGATAGCTCCTAGAGCCCCCCATGTCCTGTGCCTGTACTCATATAGAATGTGATAGCTCCTAGAGCCCCCCATGTCCTGTACCTGTGGTCTTACAGCATGTGATAGCTCCAAGACCACACCTGTGCCTGTACTCATATAGAATGTGATAGCTCCTAGAGCCCCCATGTCCTGCACCTGTGGTCTTACAGCATGTGATAGCTCCTAGACCCCCTGTGCCTGTACTCATATAGAATGTGATAGCTCCTAGAGCCCCCCATGTCCTGTACCTGTGGTCTTACAGCATGTGATAGCTCCTAGACCCCCTGTGCCTGTACTCATATAGAATGTGATAGCTCCTAGAGCCCCCCATGTCCTGTACCTGTGGTCTTACAGCATGTGATAGCTCCAAGACCACACCTGTGCCTGTACTCATACAGCATATGTAATAGCTCCTAGAGCCCCCACATGTCCTGTACCTGTGGTCATTCAGCATATGTAATAGCTCCTAGAGCCCCCCCATGTCCTGTACCTGTGGTCATACAGCATATGTGATAGCTCCTAGAGCCACTGCTCCCCCAAATGTCCTGTACCTGTGGTCATACAGCATATGTGATAGCTCCTAGACCCCCTGTGCCTGTACTCATATAGAATGTGATAGCTCCTAGAGCCCCCATGTCCTGTACCTGTGGTCTTACAGCATGTGATAGCTCCAAGACCACACCTGTGCCTGTACTCATACTGCATATGTAATAGCTCCTAGAGCCCCCCCATGTCCTGTACCTGTGGTCATACAGCATATGTGATAGCTCCTAGAGCCACTGCTCCTCCAAATGTTGCTGTACAATAGAATTTTTTAGCCTACGTGGCAGGTTGCATGTATATATGATATTGATGATTCTGAAAACACAACTTTGTCATTTAGGGGATAAGGCGCCATGGCCCCCAGCAGGAATGGCATGATCCTGAAGCCTCACTTCCACAAGGACTGGCAGCGACGAGTAGCCACCTGGTTTAACCAGCCCGCTAGAAAGATACGCAGGTAAGTTTTCTAGAAATCGTAATGAAAAAGATTGTGGCTTTATAGTGTGTGATCCAGGTCTACAGTCAGATGATGACAAATTCTCCGGAATCTCTGCAGCCTCTGTGATGACGCCATATTTGAACCCCTTTTCACCTGATGACTCTAGACCTTATTGTGGATGAGTGTCCTATTACTAAATGTGGGGGTGGCTACAGCGGTTATAGGGGTGTCTGCCTCTTCTAATCTCTGGGATAACAGCATGAGTAATAGGTCTTAAGTGGCAGTGCTGTATTGGTGCTGGGAACCCTGATTCCTGTAAGGCTATACCCATTGTACTGTTTTGAGATAATTTgacaagaacttttttttttcttttaccaaaCAGGCGCAAATCGCGTCAGGCCAAAGCCCGTCTGGTTGCTCCAAGACCCGTCTCTGGGCCTGTTAGGCCAGTGGTTAGATGCCCAACCATCAGATATCACACAAAAGTGCGAATTGGAAGAGGCTTCAGCCTGGAGGAACTTAAGGTTAGTAGAAGCATGAAATGGACACTGGAAAACCATGAGCAGTCCGAGTATACTAAAGGCTTTGTGGATTCTATAAGGCCTTTTAATGATGGACTTGGCGTTGCTACACATACATGGTTATACATTTATATTGCTTTGCTGTGTGGATTATAGGCATGATATTGTCAGCCTTTCTGCAGCGTCTGACAGCCGCGTGATGACAAATCTCCGGAATCTCTGCATTTCTGTGATGATTCCCTTGAACCCTTTATTCTGATGGCTGTTGCAGTTATAAAACGGTTAGTTATAAGATTGTCTTAGTGGTGTAAATGCTATACTAAACAAAGGCTTTCATGTGCAGGCTGCTGGCATCAACAAGAAGGTTGCCCGCACTATTGGCATCTCTGTGGATCATCGTCGCCGCAACAAGTCTACAGAATCCCTGCAGACCAATGTGCAGAGGCTAAAGGAGTACCGCTCCAAATTGATCATCTTCCCACGCAAACCTTCTGCTCCCAAGAAGGGAGACAGCTCTGTAAGTAGTGTTCTGAAAAACCTGTTCACAATAGTTATCCTCTTCACACCTGCTATGTATGTGTCCGTATCCATTGAGTACTAGTTGTTTACTACAGCCGACACTTCTGCAGCTGACAACTACTACAGCGATAATCCAAGACTTGGCATATTGCTTTTATCCTCCGTTCAGATCTGACTTTCCATATGTAAAAGTGGTGGTCCCATCTCCCAAAACTAACCCTGGTGATCAAGTTGTTATcctttatcctgtggataggactTGGTGATttaatttggaaaaaaacaaaaccacttGGGCCTTGATATAACATACCTGATCTCCTGAGTGATTATTTACTCATATTGGGAGTTGAGACTTCACAGCTGCTGGAGAATATTGTTCTATAGTATGTGAAAACTGGATACAGCCTCCCCTATGTATACAGCACAACGTCTggactatgtatatactgacccttTGCCTGTTATCTGCAGTTTGACAAACCCTAATGGGGTGGACTTTTAAAAGGGCCTGGTATAATAATTGTTCAATAATTgcaatagagcagggatggggaacctttggccctccggctgttgctaaactgcaattcccattatgtctggacagccaaagcaaagctttagctgtccaattATGTTGGCAGTTTCGCCACAGCTTTAGGGCTGAAGGTTCGCCATCCCTGCAATTGAGGTTACATGTTCAATTAATTGTGATGTTGCTGTAGGGTGCACTCACCGAGGAAAAGGCGGAAATTCCCAGCAGAATCCCCACTGCGGACTcggcttgaaattctgccttcCTCAATGATATGTATAGGCGCCCTATACTTTAAGAGTGAGGCAGACAGAGTCTGCGGCAGGGATTACACTAGGAATTTCCACTTCtcttgtgtgaacgcacccttatgcaaTAATTGCCCAGCCCTAATAGGGGATAATTTTGGGagatgaaatacccctttaaacctatagTCTTAAGATGTCATCTCTGAAATCTGCAGCGTAGTGATGACTTACTGAGCACTTTCAAATTGACTGTAGCAGTTACTGTGACATTATTGTAGTGCTACAAGAATAATCGCGCTGTATATTGAGTTGCATACTGTCTCGTGGACTACAGCTGTCAGTTAAATGGTGCCCATTTAGGGGGTCTCGCTAACTGAAATAAGCCATGGAGAGCACATAATGGTGCATTTCTTTCCCTGGCACTACATTTAAGCCTATGGGGTTACCTGGGTGTAGATGTTGTGCAACTGATGCGTGTTTCTTTTCCCCGCTTGTTCTCTTGATCAATGGGTGTCTCAGCTGTTagatccccactgatcaaaacttgtaacatgtctaaattttttttttttttggacaggtactctttaaaattAATCTTGTAGCACTAAAAAAAGCTGCAATGTTGCCCTGGCTGAAAACCTGCTGTAGTCTGACATACTAGtgtgtaaattattatttttttttttctccattccaGGCTGAAGAGTTGAAGATTGCCACCCAGCTGAAGGGCACTGTCATGCCAGTCCGCAATGTAAGTTCTTGCAACTTTGCATCTTTGTCAACTTGAGTTTGACTCAAAGGGGTTCTCTGGGGAGCAGAGGGTAAagtgggtgtttttatttaataatttcttTAAAGCAAATTCACGAGGATTTAGGGTTCTGAGTTAAAATAAAAAACGGAGTTATGAAGAATGCTGCAGGGTTTCTTACCGTATTAACTGCTTTGCTGTTGTCCCAGTCTCCCCAAAACTGCACTTTAATTCCTTCCTGTGCTGTATATGTCAGtactaactagtcatgtgggtggcATCTCTCTCTCAACTAGTCATGGTTGTGAGGCTGTTATCGCTCCCCTCCTTGCTGTAATTCTGCCTGGAGCCTGCTGCATCATTCAGAGGCAGGATAAGTGCTTAGGGGAGTGATTATAGCCCTGGAACAGCTACTAGTTGAGGGAGGGATGCTGCCCACGTGACTAGTTAGTGCTGAGTTGTATGCAGCGTGGGAAGGAATAAAACTACGTTTTTGGGAGACTGAGGCAAAGGCGAGCAAGCAGTTAATATGGTAGGAAACGGTGCAGCATGCTTCATATCACTTGGAGCCTGAAATCCTCGTGACTGGTTCCTTTTTAAGATATtacctttgtaatataacttcattaaaaaaaaaaaaattgtaacacattatatataataatgcTTCGTTGAGCAGCATGGGGCAAGATAGGCTCCAACCTTTGGTCCCCCAATCAAGGACTGCCACACAGTGCTATTAATATAGAGTGGGGGATGCTGCCGGTCACTATAACCGAGCGCTGCAGCCTCCGCACAACGAGTGGTGAAGGAAGCCTTTAAATCCTATAACTTTATCGGTGGTAGTGCAATGTGATCTACGCAATCTGATCTGTTGTCATGGGGTTGTGTAGTAGGCTTTTACTAATCCATTATGTTAGGCTGTGGCAATGGGGTATTTGTACAACAACCGAAAATAGACATGTCTGTTATTTCCACAGCCGTAGTGAACAACCgttctatacattgtgtgaacggccacaacttgcattgacttcaatgcaacttttttttttttaaatggaagtttatttttaatgggggaaaactcattttgggggatttttttttttatttcactgttagggttgcttcacacacaccgtatcacagtgAATTCTCTTTTGCGCATACGCAGCAGacttgatgtaaataactgaacactgcatcaaatctgcaccatcaggttgtgtgtgtcagcacccttagggtagcttcacacacactgtatcgcagtgAGTTTTCTGCTGTGCATCGGTCAGTGTTTGCACCCTTAGAGTATGTGCAGAATATATATGGAGACTTCAAGCGGAATTGCCACGCAACGcctgcaaatatcattgagtctatgggacacaTTTTAAACGGAGGCCGTGCAGTAGTATCCTCTTGATTCTCTGcagttctgtagtgtgcacatacccttactgctAGCTGTGTAGGGGCATATCCATGGCAAGGCGGGGGCCTTTAGAAGTCTCCTGGGCTTGCCATGGATACCAATCAGAAGCCAGACATATCGCTGATCTTTTCATCAAATGAGTATGCTGCATCAGATTGGAGACTGTTATGTTCTGTGGCCATGACTTGACGGCCGCatgtaatgggttaaactacccaGAGCAGCAGATTCTCCTCTCTGGGTAGATACAGTAGGAGACAAGCTTTTATACTGACAACTGATCTCCCACAATACAGCCGCAGGCGCGCGGCATAACTTAGGCCTTATTCTGATCCTATCTGCTTTTTAAGTCAATATTGGTGACTGTTGTAAAAAGCTGTATCTGGGGTTAGTATAAATTTTCATCTAACTTCTAGGGTACAGTCAAGTATGTTGATTATGACTATGGCTTATATTAATATATTGGTAACTTCTGAGATTATTAACTAAAAAGCTAGGAATATGTCACATGCTCTAATCCTGTGACACTTTGCTGAGTAATAGATTTTTGTGTACTGAGTTATCACAACAGTTCTAAGGATGACAAGTGGAGCTTGGTTTATATCAGTAAGCCCTTACGTATTCATGGCACTTGTGCCTGCAATTGACAGTGCTGATATACTGCAGCTCTTGCCTGCTGTTGCTCTTTGGAATCACAACGCAGGTGTGAGTATAAGGCCTTTGAGACATCAGCTGAGCCCTGCTTGTCAAGCCATCTCAGAGGGGTGTGTGTTAGTGACCAAAGCAGAGTTCATAGAACAGCATAGGCCCTGTCTCCTTAATGCTGCATCAGCTTTGGCAGGTTGTATTACAATTTCATTTGGCGATTTCTGATCTCATGACCTGGGACCTCTATCTTTAGGAATTTCTTTGCATCTGCCGTCCCGCAGCGGCCTGCGGGTTACAAAATGACTGTTCACTTGTATGAGTCAAGAGGTCATGACAACCAGGAAttgctgtgtaaacacagccttatggGGGCTTGTTAATTAGCATGACAACTAATATTTTGTCTAATGTtgtgtgtttcccccccccccccccaatatctttTAATAGATTTACAAGAAAGAAAAGCCAAGGCTCATCACAGAGGAAGAGAAGAACTTCAAAGCCTTTGCCAGTCTGCGTATGGCCCGAGCCAATGCCCGTCTCTTCGGCATCCGTGCCAAGAGAGCCAAGGAAGCTGCAGAACAGGATGtggagaagaaaaaataaaactttcgTTAGAACTGTTAATAAAACGATGTTCTTTAATTCTGTCCTTGTTCCTCTGTTCTGTCCTCGGTTCTGTGGCTGAGAGTCACAGAAATCTTGCCCCTTGGTAACTTAGTTGTTTCACTGCATAGGAGTAAGAACAAGGAATTTATCATTAAATGTGGTGAGGCTTTCTCTTTaagctctcagcatcttatagaAGCCTGGGGATGGGGAGTTTGCTCAGTTTATTGAA is a genomic window of Dendropsophus ebraccatus isolate aDenEbr1 chromosome 4, aDenEbr1.pat, whole genome shotgun sequence containing:
- the RPL13 gene encoding large ribosomal subunit protein eL13 — translated: MAPSRNGMILKPHFHKDWQRRVATWFNQPARKIRRRKSRQAKARLVAPRPVSGPVRPVVRCPTIRYHTKVRIGRGFSLEELKAAGINKKVARTIGISVDHRRRNKSTESLQTNVQRLKEYRSKLIIFPRKPSAPKKGDSSAEELKIATQLKGTVMPVRNIYKKEKPRLITEEEKNFKAFASLRMARANARLFGIRAKRAKEAAEQDVEKKK